Proteins encoded within one genomic window of Oncorhynchus nerka isolate Pitt River linkage group LG17, Oner_Uvic_2.0, whole genome shotgun sequence:
- the LOC135561381 gene encoding protein TsetseEP-like: MDPNGPQSGASGDCPEPPETVPCPEPPETVPSPEPPETVPSPEPPETVPSPEPPETVPSPEPPETVPSPEPPETVPSPEPPETVPSPEPPETVPSPEPPETVPSPEPATRVPSPGSAARVPAPEDPAGWRPAREQKLTGAAAPKGLQGCPCANAHERLLWQAGRSAR; encoded by the exons ATGGATCCCA acggtccccagtccggagcctccggagACTGTCCGGAGCCTCCGGAGACGGTCCCCTGTCCGGAGCCTCCggagacggtccccagtccggagcctccggagacggtccccagtccggagcctccggagacggtccccagtccggagcctccggagacggtccccagtccggagcctccggagacggtccccagtccggagcctccggagacggtccccagtccggagcctccggagacggtccccagtccggagcctccggagactgtccccagtccggagcctccggagacggtccccagtccggagcccgcaacgagggtccccagtccggggtccgcGGCGAGGGTCCCCGCACCAGAG GACCCAGCTGGGTGGAGACCTGCCAGAGAACAGAAActaactggagcagcagcacctaAAGGcctgcagggatgtccttgtgcCAATGCGCAcgagcgactcctgtggcaggccgggcgcagtgcacgctga